Proteins encoded within one genomic window of Glycine soja cultivar W05 chromosome 1, ASM419377v2, whole genome shotgun sequence:
- the LOC114408621 gene encoding heat shock factor protein HSF8-like isoform X1: protein MDGGGSTPAAPIPNANAPPPFLSKTYDMVEDPSTDAIVSWSATNNSFIVWDPPQFARDLLPKYFKHNNFSSFVRQLNTYGFRKVDPDRWEFANEGFLKGQKHLLRSITRRKPAHGQNHQQPQQPHGQSSSVGACVEVGKFGLEEEVERLKRDKNVLMQELVRLRQQQQTTDNQLQTMVQRLQGMEQRQQQMMSFLAKAVQSPGFFAQFVQQQNDSNRRITEVNKKRRLKQEGMAETEHAATPDGQIIKYQPMVNEAAKAMLRQIMKWDTSCVESLNKNSDNYVIGDASSSSSGMDSSSSSGWTSGVTLKEVSPASVQSSHVPAATGTQGHVPSTVKPEILSVPQAVASEKVMKDGAHDPPSIPVSQADVMIPDLPPITEMVTGNILDIPEENYMATETDEGYMDSSLGAGGSFPIDFEGISPDADIDDLLANPIWDEILQTSVPEDIDTNVAEASKGNEVQPMENGWGKTQHMDHLTEQMGLLSSDAKRV from the exons ATGGACGGCGGCGGGTCCACTCCGGCGGCGCCGATTCCGAACGCGAACGCGCCGCCGCCTTTTCTGAGCAAGACCTACGACATGGTGGAGGACCCTTCCACCGACGCGATCGTGTCGTGGAGCGCAACGAACAACAGCTTCATCGTGTGGGACCCTCCGCAGTTTGCCAGAGACCTTTTGCCCAAATACTTCAAACACAACAACTTCTCCAGCTTCGTTAGACAGTTAAACACTTAC GGTTTCAGGAAGGTTGATCCAGATCGCTGGGAATTTGCAAATGAGGGTTTTTTGAAGGGTCAAAAGCACTTGCTTAGGAGTATTACACGACGAAAACCTGCCCATGGTCAAAATCATCAACAGCCTCAGCAACCGCATGGACAGAGTTCATCGGTAGGGGCATGTGTAGAAGTTGGGAAGTTTGGGCTTGAGGAAGAGGTTGAGAGGCTTAAAAGAGATAAGAATGTGCTCATGCAAGAGCTTGTGAGGTTGAGGCAGCAGCAACAGACCACTGATAACCAGCTGCAAACAATGGTTCAGCGCCTTCAGGGAATGGAGCAACGACAGCAGCAAATGATGTCATTCCTTGCCAAAGCTGTCCAGAGCCCTGGCTTCTTTGCTCAGTTTGTACAACAGCAAAATGACAGCAATAGGCGCATAACTGAAGTCAACAAAAAGCGTCGGCTTAAACAGGAAGGTATGGCTGAAACAGAGCATGCTGCTACTCCAGATGGacaaattattaaatatcaaCCTATGGTGAATGAAGCAGCAAAAGCAATGCTTAGGCAGATCATGAAATGGGATACTTCTTGTGTAGaatctttgaataaaaattctGATAACTACGTGATTGGTGATGCTTcatcatcttccagtggaatgGACAGTAGCAGCTCTTCAGGCTGGACTTCTGGAGTAACTCTTAAAGAGGTCTCTCCAGCTTCGGTGCAGTCTTCACATGTTCCAGCTGCAACTGGGACTCAAGGGCATGTCCCCTCAACCGTTAAACCTGAAATTTTATCTGTACCACAAGCAGTAGCTTCTGAAAAAGTTATGAAAGATGGAGCACATGATCCACCTTCTATCCCTGTGTCTCAAGCAGATGTAATGATCCCTGATCTTCCTCCAATAACAGAGATGGTGACAGGAAATATTCTTGATATTCCTGAAGAAAATTATATGGCAACTGAGACAGATGAGGGATACATGGATTCTTCATTGGGGGCTGGTGGGTCATTTCCCATTGATTTCGAAGGTATTTCACCTGATGCAGACATTGATGATTTGTTAGCCAATCCTATTTGGGATGAAATTTTGCAAACTTCAGTTCCAGAGGATATCGATACCAATGTGGCTGAAGCATCCAAAGGGAATGAGGTCCAACCAATGGAAAATGGATGGGGCAAAACTCAACATATGGATCACCTTACAGAGCAGATGGGTCTTCTTTCTTCCGATGCAAAAAGAGTTTGA
- the LOC114406258 gene encoding mitogen-activated protein kinase kinase 10: MTLVIRERRHKQALMLSLPKPHSDFPFQTHIPAVLPSPFSHVDSSPGIIKDLSDLEKLAVLGHGNGGIVYKVYHTKNRSFYALKVLRLNENGIGILEAEILKRVNSPYIVRCHAVFDNDNCSEGDIGFVMEYMEGGSLHDVLQEHHRLPEEVISVLAKRVLEGLNYLHGMHIVHRDIKPSNLLVNDKGEVKIADFGVSHVVEGKFEVSDSNAGTCAYMSPERIDPDRWGGENADEFAGDVWATGVVMLECFLGYFPLIGPGQRPDWATLMCAICFGEKLEMPEKASPEFQNFVRRCLEKNWRKRATVLELLHHPFVGRNCCCSSTGLGDYVLRGQVH; the protein is encoded by the coding sequence ATGACATTGGTTATCAGAGAGAGGAGACACAAACAAGCTCTAATGCTTTCCTTACCAAAACCACATTCAGATTTTCCATTTCAAACACACATACCAGCAGTGCTGCCATCCCCATTTTCCCATGTAGATTCTTCTCCAGGCATCATCAAGGACCTTTCAGACCTTGAGAAACTAGCAGTTCTTGGCCATGGCAATGGCGGCATAGTCTACAAAGTTTATCACACGAAGAACCGTTCCTTTTATGCATTGAAGGTCTTACGCTTGAATGAGAATGGCATCGGCATCCTCGAGGCCGAGATTCTAAAACGAGTGAATTCGCCGTATATAGTAAGGTGTCATGCAGTTTTTGACAATGACAACTGCAGTGAGGGTGACATTGGCTTTGTCATGGAATACATGGAAGGAGGATCGTTGCACGATGTGTTGCAAGAACACCACAGGCTGCCAGAGGAGGTGATCTCGGTGTTGGCTAAGCGTGTTTTGGAAGGACTTAACTATCTGCATGGCATGCACATCGTCCATAGAGATATTAAACCCTCAAACTTACTTGTGAATGACAAGGGTGAGGTGAAGATTGCTGATTTTGGAGTAAGTCATGTAGTGGAAGGAAAGTTTGAGGTAAGCGACTCCAATGCAGGAACATGTGCCTATATGAGCCCGGAAAGGATTGATCCGGATAGATGGGGTGGTGAAAATGCAGACGAGTTTGCAGGAGATGTGTGGGCAACGGGAGTGGTGATGTTGGAATGCTTTTTGGGTTATTTTCCGTTGATCGGTCCAGGGCAGAGACCAGATTGGGCAACTTTGATGTGTGCAATTTGCTTTGGTGAGAAGCTGGAGATGCCAGAAAAAGCATCGCCagagtttcaaaattttgtgaggAGGTGTCTTGAGAAGAATTGGAGAAAGAGAGCAACAGTTTTAGAGCTTCTTCACCACCCTTTTGTGGGTAGAAACTGTTGCTGTTCCAGTACAGGGCTTGGAGATTATGTTCTTCGGGGTCAAGTTCACtag
- the LOC114408587 gene encoding protein SAMBA-like isoform X1 produces the protein MNSSSPAHSSLSTTAVVGGGGGGGASSNATVSIDDFHLPCDPISSQERKDEAMLVLKSDLMAALNKEVKSLVEDNWKFEGPRSRIHLVSHRGGLYINHLMISLFMISSEFLRIF, from the exons ATGAATAGTTCATCGCCGGCCCACTCTTCACTATCGACGACGGCGGTTGTAGGCGGCGGTGGTGGTGGCGGCGCCAGCAGCAACGCCACTGTTTCCATTGACGATTTTCATCTCCCGTGTGATCCCATCTCGTCGCAAGAGCGTAAAGACGAGGCCATGCTAG TTTTAAAATCAGATCTCATGGCTGCACTCAACAAGGAGGTTAAATCATTGGTTGAAGATAACTGGAAGTTTGAAGGGCCACGTTCGCGGATCCACCTCGTATCACATCGAGGTGGTTTGTATATTAATCACTTAATGATCTCTCTTTTTATGATATCTTCTGAGTTTCTTAGAATATTTTAG
- the LOC114408587 gene encoding protein SAMBA-like isoform X2, whose translation MNSSSPAHSSLSTTAVVGGGGGGGASSNATVSIDDFHLPCDPISSQERKDEAMLVLKSDLMAALNKEVKSLVEDNWKFEGPRSRIHLVSHRGGGHLYRPTEISKNWNLTPPK comes from the exons ATGAATAGTTCATCGCCGGCCCACTCTTCACTATCGACGACGGCGGTTGTAGGCGGCGGTGGTGGTGGCGGCGCCAGCAGCAACGCCACTGTTTCCATTGACGATTTTCATCTCCCGTGTGATCCCATCTCGTCGCAAGAGCGTAAAGACGAGGCCATGCTAG TTTTAAAATCAGATCTCATGGCTGCACTCAACAAGGAGGTTAAATCATTGGTTGAAGATAACTGGAAGTTTGAAGGGCCACGTTCGCGGATCCACCTCGTATCACATCGAGGTG GTGGTCATCTCTATAGGCCCACAGAAATTTCAAAGAATTGGAATTTGACTCCACCAAAATAG
- the LOC114408621 gene encoding heat stress transcription factor A-1d-like isoform X2, whose protein sequence is MVESWEEQINNHQAVGQLQAELFPQHGLACLNCRQFNAKGFRKVDPDRWEFANEGFLKGQKHLLRSITRRKPAHGQNHQQPQQPHGQSSSVGACVEVGKFGLEEEVERLKRDKNVLMQELVRLRQQQQTTDNQLQTMVQRLQGMEQRQQQMMSFLAKAVQSPGFFAQFVQQQNDSNRRITEVNKKRRLKQEGMAETEHAATPDGQIIKYQPMVNEAAKAMLRQIMKWDTSCVESLNKNSDNYVIGDASSSSSGMDSSSSSGWTSGVTLKEVSPASVQSSHVPAATGTQGHVPSTVKPEILSVPQAVASEKVMKDGAHDPPSIPVSQADVMIPDLPPITEMVTGNILDIPEENYMATETDEGYMDSSLGAGGSFPIDFEGISPDADIDDLLANPIWDEILQTSVPEDIDTNVAEASKGNEVQPMENGWGKTQHMDHLTEQMGLLSSDAKRV, encoded by the coding sequence GGTTTCAGGAAGGTTGATCCAGATCGCTGGGAATTTGCAAATGAGGGTTTTTTGAAGGGTCAAAAGCACTTGCTTAGGAGTATTACACGACGAAAACCTGCCCATGGTCAAAATCATCAACAGCCTCAGCAACCGCATGGACAGAGTTCATCGGTAGGGGCATGTGTAGAAGTTGGGAAGTTTGGGCTTGAGGAAGAGGTTGAGAGGCTTAAAAGAGATAAGAATGTGCTCATGCAAGAGCTTGTGAGGTTGAGGCAGCAGCAACAGACCACTGATAACCAGCTGCAAACAATGGTTCAGCGCCTTCAGGGAATGGAGCAACGACAGCAGCAAATGATGTCATTCCTTGCCAAAGCTGTCCAGAGCCCTGGCTTCTTTGCTCAGTTTGTACAACAGCAAAATGACAGCAATAGGCGCATAACTGAAGTCAACAAAAAGCGTCGGCTTAAACAGGAAGGTATGGCTGAAACAGAGCATGCTGCTACTCCAGATGGacaaattattaaatatcaaCCTATGGTGAATGAAGCAGCAAAAGCAATGCTTAGGCAGATCATGAAATGGGATACTTCTTGTGTAGaatctttgaataaaaattctGATAACTACGTGATTGGTGATGCTTcatcatcttccagtggaatgGACAGTAGCAGCTCTTCAGGCTGGACTTCTGGAGTAACTCTTAAAGAGGTCTCTCCAGCTTCGGTGCAGTCTTCACATGTTCCAGCTGCAACTGGGACTCAAGGGCATGTCCCCTCAACCGTTAAACCTGAAATTTTATCTGTACCACAAGCAGTAGCTTCTGAAAAAGTTATGAAAGATGGAGCACATGATCCACCTTCTATCCCTGTGTCTCAAGCAGATGTAATGATCCCTGATCTTCCTCCAATAACAGAGATGGTGACAGGAAATATTCTTGATATTCCTGAAGAAAATTATATGGCAACTGAGACAGATGAGGGATACATGGATTCTTCATTGGGGGCTGGTGGGTCATTTCCCATTGATTTCGAAGGTATTTCACCTGATGCAGACATTGATGATTTGTTAGCCAATCCTATTTGGGATGAAATTTTGCAAACTTCAGTTCCAGAGGATATCGATACCAATGTGGCTGAAGCATCCAAAGGGAATGAGGTCCAACCAATGGAAAATGGATGGGGCAAAACTCAACATATGGATCACCTTACAGAGCAGATGGGTCTTCTTTCTTCCGATGCAAAAAGAGTTTGA
- the LOC114408587 gene encoding protein SAMBA-like isoform X3, whose protein sequence is MNSSSPAHSSLSTTAVVGGGGGGGASSNATVSIDDFHLPCDPISSQERKDEAMLVLKSDLMAALNKEVKSLVEDNWKFEGPRSRIHLVSHRGGHLYRPTEISKNWNLTPPK, encoded by the exons ATGAATAGTTCATCGCCGGCCCACTCTTCACTATCGACGACGGCGGTTGTAGGCGGCGGTGGTGGTGGCGGCGCCAGCAGCAACGCCACTGTTTCCATTGACGATTTTCATCTCCCGTGTGATCCCATCTCGTCGCAAGAGCGTAAAGACGAGGCCATGCTAG TTTTAAAATCAGATCTCATGGCTGCACTCAACAAGGAGGTTAAATCATTGGTTGAAGATAACTGGAAGTTTGAAGGGCCACGTTCGCGGATCCACCTCGTATCACATCGAG GTGGTCATCTCTATAGGCCCACAGAAATTTCAAAGAATTGGAATTTGACTCCACCAAAATAG